The following proteins come from a genomic window of Candidatus Lokiarchaeota archaeon:
- the aroA gene encoding 3-phosphoshikimate 1-carboxyvinyltransferase has protein sequence MRVVVHPSVIAGEAAAPPSKSYTHRAIVCGLLSNGSSTISNPLYCDDTKATMRICEMMGADIQQDTTIRIKGPNQLKAPASEMDCKGSGTTLRIFCALSALVDGKCVLTGDITLRQRPIGPLVSALRQLGVNTRFLGKAGRPPVQILGRGFIKGGKVTVPGNISSQYITALLFACSKARESTTIRIEGNLESQPYVRMSLAIMDQFGVKTRVSNDWNQILVPGNQSYQSRHYEVEGDYSSASFLLAAGALAGDVAVSGLRRRTLQGDAKFLRIIQKMGACVRFASDVSVKKDDMNGVIVDVSNVPDLVPILAVIATQANGTTRIVNAARLRLKESDRLASISQELRKMGGDIEQVEDGMTIRGPSRLRGRILDSHRDHRIAMAGIVAGLVADDTTVVRDVECIKKSYPSFISDIRSIGGRVELIHDNGIGG, from the coding sequence ATGAGAGTTGTTGTTCATCCATCGGTGATTGCTGGAGAAGCTGCTGCACCACCATCCAAGAGCTACACTCATCGTGCGATTGTATGTGGACTTCTGTCTAATGGGTCTAGCACTATTTCGAACCCGCTCTATTGCGATGATACAAAAGCAACAATGAGAATCTGTGAAATGATGGGGGCTGACATTCAGCAAGATACGACGATTAGAATCAAAGGACCCAATCAACTCAAGGCTCCTGCTTCAGAAATGGATTGCAAAGGTTCAGGTACCACACTTAGGATTTTCTGCGCACTATCAGCATTAGTAGACGGAAAATGTGTTTTGACCGGTGATATAACCCTACGACAAAGACCCATTGGCCCCCTAGTCAGTGCGCTACGTCAGTTAGGCGTTAATACACGATTCCTTGGTAAGGCCGGAAGACCGCCAGTCCAGATTCTGGGTAGGGGATTCATCAAAGGTGGTAAGGTAACTGTTCCGGGCAATATTTCTTCGCAATACATAACCGCTCTCCTCTTTGCCTGCTCCAAAGCAAGAGAATCCACCACCATTCGAATAGAAGGAAACCTAGAATCTCAGCCTTATGTGAGAATGAGTCTTGCAATCATGGATCAGTTCGGGGTGAAAACAAGAGTTTCTAACGACTGGAACCAGATTCTGGTTCCAGGCAACCAGAGCTACCAATCCAGGCATTACGAAGTGGAAGGAGATTATTCATCAGCCTCCTTCTTGTTGGCAGCCGGAGCTCTAGCAGGAGATGTTGCTGTCTCTGGTCTAAGAAGACGCACCCTCCAAGGAGATGCGAAATTCCTACGAATCATTCAGAAAATGGGAGCATGTGTCAGATTCGCCAGTGATGTTTCTGTTAAGAAAGACGACATGAATGGGGTAATTGTTGATGTTTCGAATGTACCTGATTTGGTTCCAATTCTAGCCGTCATAGCAACTCAAGCTAATGGAACCACTCGAATAGTTAATGCAGCACGCTTGCGGCTAAAGGAGAGCGATAGACTTGCATCGATTAGTCAAGAGCTGAGAAAGATGGGCGGTGATATCGAGCAAGTCGAAGATGGTATGACAATTCGTGGACCCAGTAGATTGCGGGGCAGAATACTGGATTCACACAGGGACCATCGAATTGCCATGGCAGGCATAGTTGCTGGACTAGTTGCAGATGATACAACCGTTGTAAGGGATGTAGAGTGCATTAAGAAGAGCTATCCTAGCTTTATCTCTGATATCCGGTCAATTGGTGGGAGAGTAGAATTGATACATGATAA
- a CDS encoding shikimate kinase, whose protein sequence is MNPKQMNIGLIGFMATGKTTIGRHLADVLSWRFCDTDEIIESRAGKEISQIFSEEGEDTFRLLESDVIKEVCGLKTTVISFGGGAPFTPENRRLIEENVSVVLLRASADTIVARTSESATRPLLNVEEGDLERRVQSILNKRNEIYTEMMDVEVWTDELNVEEAVYIIVERLKL, encoded by the coding sequence ATGAATCCGAAGCAGATGAATATCGGGCTGATTGGCTTCATGGCCACAGGCAAAACAACGATTGGCAGACACTTGGCTGATGTTCTGAGTTGGCGATTTTGTGATACGGATGAAATTATTGAAAGTCGTGCTGGAAAAGAAATCTCTCAAATATTCTCAGAAGAAGGTGAAGACACTTTTCGTCTGCTGGAATCGGATGTTATCAAAGAAGTTTGCGGTCTCAAAACAACGGTAATCAGTTTTGGAGGTGGAGCACCCTTTACACCCGAAAATCGTCGGCTAATAGAGGAGAATGTGTCTGTTGTATTGCTAAGGGCATCAGCTGACACTATTGTTGCAAGAACTTCTGAATCGGCAACAAGACCACTACTCAACGTGGAGGAAGGCGACCTTGAAAGAAGAGTCCAGTCGATTTTGAATAAGAGAAATGAAATCTACACAGAAATGATGGACGTTGAAGTATGGACTGATGAATTGAATGTGGAAGAAGCTGTATACATAATCGTTGAGAGGTTGAAACTATGA
- the aroE gene encoding shikimate dehydrogenase, with protein MKSIVLAGNPVKHSYSPLMHNAAFRALGLQQEYEYSLLALRSDELAGFVDSIEVGDFEGANITIPHKQRIMVHLSEVTKQAESIGSVNTLYREDERVVGCNTDMLGLLGVFRESEIKIEGASAVVLGAGGAARSVVYALSSLKAGNILIYNRTLRKARELVQDLEEFFSTSLAAAIFPVREDSLREYDLLLNCTPVGMKGHSVGETPIKKELLRDDLVVMDLIYNPVETRLLKEANNVGCRTVDGIALLIQQGAISFEKWTGLKPPVDVMRNKLLKKLEAESQ; from the coding sequence TTGAAAAGTATTGTACTTGCAGGAAATCCAGTGAAGCACTCTTACAGCCCTCTCATGCACAATGCAGCCTTCAGGGCTCTTGGTTTGCAACAGGAATATGAATACAGTCTTCTGGCACTCAGGAGTGATGAATTGGCTGGTTTCGTAGACTCTATTGAGGTGGGAGATTTTGAAGGTGCGAATATAACGATACCACATAAGCAGCGTATCATGGTTCACTTGTCAGAAGTGACCAAGCAGGCAGAGTCTATTGGATCTGTAAATACACTATATCGTGAAGATGAAAGGGTTGTAGGATGCAACACAGATATGCTTGGTCTCCTCGGTGTCTTTAGAGAATCTGAAATTAAAATTGAAGGCGCTTCCGCTGTGGTCCTAGGCGCAGGCGGAGCTGCAAGATCCGTAGTTTATGCACTTTCCAGTCTTAAGGCAGGGAACATCCTCATTTACAATCGCACACTCAGAAAAGCAAGGGAATTAGTACAGGACTTAGAAGAATTTTTTTCTACTTCTCTTGCAGCAGCCATTTTTCCCGTCAGAGAAGATTCCCTTCGCGAGTACGACCTACTTCTGAATTGCACACCAGTCGGTATGAAAGGTCATTCAGTTGGTGAAACACCCATCAAGAAAGAGCTACTTCGTGATGACTTGGTGGTTATGGATTTGATCTATAACCCCGTAGAGACCAGGTTACTAAAAGAAGCCAACAACGTAGGTTGCAGGACAGTAGATGGTATTGCTCTTTTGATTCAACAAGGAGCTATATCCTTTGAGAAGTGGACCGGATTGAAACCACCTGTTGATGTGATGAGAAATAAACTACTCAAGAAATTGGAAGCTGAATCCCAATGA
- a CDS encoding type I 3-dehydroquinate dehydratase, translating into MNKNLCVSITGGTPEECMNMMSSCKGDLIEHRMDYMDQIKELENIYDVSSKPIIATCRPLKFGGLFDGQEEDRIDYLAKALSAGASYIDVELETSKLLLEAVKKNTRDTDSCLIISKHYWNSTPSELVFQEILREIEQAQPDIIKIVAAPTSLSDCLRTLELYHPTVKPEIPLIAFAMDRLGKFTRVFSLFLGAPFAYVSHDYGSEAAPGQIPQTIMRDVLEVLT; encoded by the coding sequence ATGAACAAGAATCTATGTGTTTCCATCACGGGGGGAACTCCAGAGGAGTGCATGAACATGATGTCTTCTTGCAAAGGGGATCTGATTGAACATCGGATGGACTATATGGACCAAATCAAAGAGCTAGAGAACATCTATGATGTTTCTTCAAAGCCTATTATCGCGACATGTAGACCCTTGAAATTTGGTGGGCTGTTTGATGGACAGGAAGAAGATCGAATTGACTATCTGGCTAAGGCCCTTTCTGCTGGAGCTTCCTATATCGATGTAGAACTAGAAACCTCGAAGCTATTACTCGAAGCAGTCAAGAAAAACACAAGGGATACAGATTCTTGCCTTATCATATCGAAACATTATTGGAACTCAACACCCTCAGAATTGGTATTTCAGGAAATCCTCAGAGAGATTGAACAGGCACAACCAGATATCATAAAGATAGTTGCCGCACCGACCTCTTTGAGCGATTGCCTTCGTACGCTGGAATTGTATCATCCAACTGTAAAACCAGAGATACCCTTGATTGCATTTGCTATGGACCGTCTTGGCAAGTTCACGCGGGTGTTTTCTCTGTTCTTGGGCGCTCCTTTCGCCTATGTTTCACATGATTATGGTAGCGAGGCTGCTCCAGGGCAGATTCCACAAACAATAATGAGAGATGTACTGGAGGTTCTCACTTGA
- the aroF gene encoding 3-deoxy-7-phosphoheptulonate synthase translates to MLIVMHRNATELQVNEAIDAIEKLGYKGHTNPGVHRTVINVTGKVETADAQRLEGLPGVMEVILVTKPYKLADIESNPKGTSIAVGDIEIGVDRPIIIAGPCAVESREQIIGAAEAVKGMGANILRGGAFKPRTSPYSFQGLGVEGLRILEEARHQTGLPIISEALDTESFPAVETVVDIIQIGARNMQNYALLKRAGRSRKPVMLKRGMWATLTELLAAAEYIMSEGNHKVILCERGIRTHSNHTRYTLDLSSIPVLRTMTHLPLIVDPSHAAGNRDLVIPLALGGLAVGADGIMVEVHPNPQEALVDGAQSLTLDMFKELMGTIETGDILQRQFNIRQGETDDGVPVESKALHSVNT, encoded by the coding sequence TTGCTAATAGTGATGCATAGAAACGCAACGGAACTACAAGTGAATGAAGCAATTGATGCTATTGAGAAATTGGGTTACAAAGGACACACAAATCCTGGAGTACATCGTACCGTAATCAATGTTACAGGAAAGGTAGAAACAGCTGATGCTCAAAGGCTAGAAGGACTACCGGGTGTAATGGAAGTCATTTTGGTAACCAAGCCGTATAAGCTCGCTGATATTGAATCCAACCCAAAAGGTACCTCTATTGCTGTCGGAGACATAGAAATTGGGGTAGATCGCCCAATAATCATCGCTGGACCCTGCGCAGTAGAATCTAGAGAGCAGATTATTGGTGCCGCGGAAGCCGTGAAAGGTATGGGGGCCAATATACTCCGGGGTGGCGCATTTAAGCCGCGTACATCACCCTATTCGTTCCAGGGCTTAGGGGTTGAAGGCCTGCGGATACTTGAGGAGGCTAGACATCAAACCGGTCTACCAATCATATCAGAGGCTCTTGATACAGAAAGTTTTCCTGCAGTGGAAACGGTTGTTGACATTATCCAAATAGGGGCTAGGAATATGCAGAATTATGCACTTCTCAAAAGAGCAGGAAGATCACGAAAGCCTGTGATGCTGAAGCGTGGTATGTGGGCAACGCTTACTGAACTTCTTGCTGCCGCAGAATACATAATGTCGGAAGGTAACCACAAGGTTATCCTCTGTGAACGAGGCATCAGAACACATAGTAACCACACACGATATACACTCGATTTGAGTAGCATACCGGTTCTGAGGACCATGACACATCTTCCACTAATTGTTGATCCTAGCCATGCCGCTGGGAATCGAGACTTAGTGATTCCTTTGGCTCTAGGTGGACTAGCCGTGGGGGCTGATGGGATCATGGTGGAGGTGCATCCCAATCCGCAAGAGGCTCTTGTTGATGGTGCACAGTCCCTGACGCTTGACATGTTTAAGGAACTCATGGGAACTATCGAAACAGGAGATATCCTTCAAAGACAATTCAATATCAGACAAGGGGAAACTGATGATGGCGTTCCTGTGGAGAGCAAGGCACTACATAGTGTGAATACATAG
- the aroB gene encoding 3-dehydroquinate synthase: METSFHVRTKSREYPVHVGHALLPILDQILDQETDRVFIVTDDIVSNIHLKPVLEALQNSEIEISTKILPSGESTKSLDRAQNLYCFLGENLGSRSDAILALGGGVIGDLAGFVASTFKRGMKLLQVPTTLLAQVDASLGGKTAVNLEWGKNLVGTFYQPHRIIADVATLRTLSDDHYATGLAEVIKYSIIMDPKLLQMLKEKRNEIIQRNLETITTIVERCLRNKARIVEKDETEHGTRQILNFGHTVGHAIETCSEHSISHGEAVAIGMLEEARYAVRIDALDNQFLEELESLLCSFDLPTVIPSSLSKEDLKDVMKQDKKVRHGGLSLPILVELGRVEMKVVDGISI; encoded by the coding sequence ATGGAAACCTCTTTTCACGTAAGAACGAAGTCTAGGGAGTATCCAGTTCACGTAGGACACGCGCTTTTGCCCATACTGGATCAAATTCTAGATCAAGAAACGGATAGAGTATTCATAGTGACAGATGACATCGTATCCAATATTCATCTGAAACCTGTATTGGAAGCTCTTCAAAATTCAGAGATTGAAATTAGTACCAAGATTCTCCCGTCCGGTGAATCCACTAAATCGTTGGATAGAGCTCAAAATCTGTATTGTTTTCTAGGAGAGAATTTGGGATCTAGATCAGATGCAATTCTTGCTCTCGGTGGTGGAGTCATTGGAGACCTTGCTGGATTTGTAGCTTCTACATTCAAGAGGGGTATGAAGCTACTACAGGTACCAACTACTCTTCTAGCACAGGTTGACGCTTCTCTAGGGGGGAAAACGGCGGTGAACTTAGAGTGGGGTAAGAATCTGGTAGGTACGTTCTACCAACCTCATAGAATCATTGCAGATGTGGCTACTCTAAGAACCCTGTCTGATGATCACTATGCTACTGGGCTTGCAGAAGTAATCAAGTACAGCATCATTATGGATCCCAAGTTGCTACAGATGCTGAAAGAAAAAAGGAATGAAATTATTCAGAGAAACCTGGAAACAATTACGACCATTGTGGAACGGTGTTTGAGAAACAAGGCTCGGATCGTGGAGAAAGACGAAACTGAACATGGCACGAGACAGATTTTGAATTTCGGTCACACCGTTGGTCATGCCATCGAAACCTGTTCAGAACACAGTATCTCACATGGCGAAGCAGTCGCCATCGGAATGTTAGAAGAAGCACGCTACGCTGTAAGAATTGATGCTCTAGATAACCAATTTCTAGAGGAGCTAGAATCTTTGTTGTGCTCATTTGATTTACCTACCGTCATTCCTTCTTCATTGTCCAAAGAGGATCTCAAGGATGTAATGAAGCAGGACAAAAAGGTCAGGCATGGAGGGCTCTCACTCCCCATACTTGTTGAATTAGGGCGAGTGGAGATGAAAGTGGTGGATGGGATATCTATCTAG
- a CDS encoding prephenate dehydrogenase/arogenate dehydrogenase family protein — protein MTIAILGGAGNMGCWLTRHFAGQNRSLVISDPQTPELGKLPQSCDIRVTSDNKTAVNNAELVVVSVPMNKTAGVIREVIPHMKRKSTLCEISSLKMNLVDALEELTNHDIRPLSIHPMFGPGAQSLRKKILLIPIIDSENEQEVVESLFPNTAIITVEADRHDQIMALTLSLPYFMNMVLASVLAKEDVQVLKQIGGTTFEIQTVLTGSIMAQSTDLHYHLHRLNKYAMDILTSLSSRIESLLEPLIQWDQAGFQESYESIKAALERSMDSARAYHDMYHILDFMEQHKAPEGKR, from the coding sequence ATGACAATAGCGATACTTGGCGGAGCCGGAAATATGGGTTGTTGGCTAACCAGACATTTTGCAGGACAAAACCGTTCTTTGGTCATATCTGATCCGCAAACTCCGGAACTGGGAAAGCTTCCCCAGTCATGTGATATCAGGGTAACGTCTGACAACAAAACGGCAGTGAATAACGCAGAACTGGTTGTTGTGTCAGTACCCATGAATAAAACTGCGGGTGTCATTCGGGAAGTAATCCCGCACATGAAAAGAAAATCTACCCTGTGTGAGATATCTTCTCTAAAGATGAATTTAGTCGATGCTCTCGAAGAATTGACCAACCATGACATTCGTCCATTAAGTATTCATCCGATGTTTGGACCTGGAGCTCAGTCATTGCGTAAGAAAATCCTATTGATTCCAATAATTGACTCCGAGAACGAACAAGAAGTAGTGGAAAGCTTGTTCCCAAACACTGCAATCATCACTGTCGAGGCAGACCGCCATGACCAAATAATGGCTCTTACCCTCTCACTGCCATATTTCATGAACATGGTTCTGGCTTCAGTACTGGCGAAAGAAGATGTCCAAGTGTTGAAACAGATTGGTGGAACAACCTTCGAAATTCAGACTGTATTGACTGGAAGTATTATGGCCCAATCTACTGACTTGCATTATCATCTTCACAGATTGAATAAGTATGCGATGGATATCCTGACCAGCCTCTCCTCCAGAATTGAAAGCTTGCTGGAGCCCCTCATACAGTGGGATCAAGCTGGATTTCAGGAATCCTATGAGAGCATCAAAGCTGCTCTCGAAAGGAGTATGGATTCAGCTAGAGCATATCACGATATGTATCATATCCTGGATTTCATGGAACAACACAAGGCTCCGGAGGGGAAGAGATAA
- a CDS encoding aminotransferase class I/II-fold pyridoxal phosphate-dependent enzyme yields MRSNSRLSSLRKEIERTTHEIFSLIDKRLSLVRKVSEEKEREGISVINRDVERHLQNNVIEMCSGRNLDARFALRILNQLIQESVQVQLERNPVNSPPSVAEIFSKARRMNNAGKHILHLEVGEPDFAPPNQARRKLMKALSRGDVGYTESQGILLLRRKIADVFNQRYSRQISADEVIVTAGGRLALFLAVSSVVQAGDEVIILEPSYPAYSRFVTEVGGRPVSLSTELEDFWEPEISELEQQINPTTKAIILNSPSNPTGKVLDESVFRRIVGLANDHDIFVLSDEVYSRFTQSHYTSILEHPKCSYVCVQSFSKTYGMTGFRLGFAISNTKTINMMAKLQGLLLTSVPEFVQYSGLGALDSKDEVKHNVGVIESRSKAMNGLLKELPVSFYPPDGGFYFFPQFQNKELDSVDFAEHLLEEKGVCIVPGTIYGRRYSSFFRIALCQEKQVLIEAVRRIGEMLE; encoded by the coding sequence ATGAGAAGTAATTCACGACTTTCTTCCCTTAGAAAGGAAATAGAGCGAACAACGCATGAGATTTTTTCCCTAATTGATAAACGCCTTTCACTGGTTCGGAAGGTTTCTGAAGAGAAGGAAAGAGAGGGTATCTCCGTAATTAACAGGGATGTAGAGCGGCACCTTCAGAATAACGTCATTGAAATGTGCAGTGGGCGAAATCTCGATGCCAGATTTGCCCTGAGAATACTCAATCAGCTAATCCAAGAGTCTGTCCAAGTCCAATTGGAAAGAAACCCAGTTAATTCTCCCCCAAGTGTTGCTGAGATTTTTTCTAAGGCAAGGCGTATGAACAATGCTGGAAAGCATATTCTCCATCTTGAGGTTGGGGAGCCTGATTTTGCCCCTCCAAATCAAGCAAGAAGAAAACTCATGAAGGCCTTGAGCAGAGGTGATGTGGGTTATACAGAATCCCAAGGAATCCTTCTACTCAGAAGGAAGATTGCTGATGTATTCAATCAGAGATATTCTAGACAGATTTCAGCTGACGAGGTCATAGTAACAGCTGGAGGCAGGCTAGCACTCTTTCTAGCAGTATCTTCAGTTGTACAAGCTGGTGATGAAGTCATAATTCTGGAGCCATCCTATCCCGCATACTCCCGATTCGTTACCGAGGTAGGTGGCCGTCCTGTTTCCCTTTCAACTGAGCTTGAGGACTTTTGGGAACCAGAGATAAGTGAACTCGAACAACAGATTAATCCTACAACTAAGGCTATTATCTTGAACAGTCCTTCCAATCCAACTGGAAAAGTACTGGATGAGTCGGTATTTAGGAGAATTGTGGGTCTTGCCAATGATCATGATATCTTTGTACTTAGCGATGAAGTATACTCAAGGTTCACTCAATCTCATTACACAAGTATTCTAGAGCACCCAAAGTGCAGCTATGTCTGTGTGCAGTCATTTTCCAAGACGTATGGAATGACTGGTTTCAGACTGGGATTCGCTATTTCAAATACTAAGACAATCAATATGATGGCAAAGCTGCAAGGGTTACTACTAACTAGCGTGCCAGAGTTTGTACAGTATTCTGGTCTCGGTGCGTTAGATAGCAAGGATGAAGTGAAACACAACGTGGGGGTAATTGAATCACGATCCAAAGCGATGAATGGATTGCTCAAAGAACTGCCTGTTTCCTTCTATCCTCCAGACGGAGGATTCTACTTCTTCCCACAATTTCAGAATAAAGAACTTGATAGTGTGGATTTTGCCGAGCATTTGCTTGAAGAAAAGGGGGTGTGTATTGTACCAGGGACAATCTATGGGCGCCGCTATTCTTCGTTTTTCAGAATCGCTCTGTGCCAAGAGAAGCAAGTATTGATTGAAGCTGTTCGTAGAATTGGAGAGATGTTAGAATGA